The following coding sequences are from one Coffea arabica cultivar ET-39 chromosome 11e, Coffea Arabica ET-39 HiFi, whole genome shotgun sequence window:
- the LOC113717591 gene encoding UDP-glucosyltransferase 29-like, giving the protein MEGTIRESNAPRFRILMFPWLAHGHISPFMELSKRLAKSNFQVYLCSTEINLNFMKRSAKFDENSSDHAIEFVQLDLPDLPELPPHYHTTKNLPPHLEPTLKRAFHMAKTNFQNILNNLKPDLLVYDGFQPWASELAALNHIPSVLFLVVGAVNLSFVYHSLRCRVSGANETYPFPEIFYRDYEIKKILAKLQESKAKEGDALDVFKSIELSSDIVLVKSWRGIEGKYIDHLSSSCGKKLVAVGPLSNQECNGKEADSYSLIIEFLNSKDEASVVYVSFGSEYFPSKEEREEIAVGLELSNANFIWVVRFPVGHAIGLEEALPEGFLERVKGRGMVVNGWAPQAKILGHRSTGGFVSHCGWGSVIESIYYGVPLLALPMHLDQPLHARLAVEIGVGIEILKDEDGQIKREEIARVINEVVVKKTEGKLQGQKAIELSKKLREEGEEELHEAIEKLRSLCSKNK; this is encoded by the coding sequence ATGGAAGGGACAATAAGAGAATCTAATGCTCCTAGATTCAGAATTTTGATGTTTCCATGGCTAGCTCATGGTCACATCTCTCCCTTCATGGAACTATCCAAGAGACTCGCCAAAAGCAACTTCCAAGTATACTTGTGCTCCACTGAAAtcaacttgaatttcatgaagagaAGTGCTAAGTTTGATGAGAACTCATCTGATCATGCAATCGAATTCGTACAACTTGACTTGCCAGATTTGCCTGAACTCCCTCCACACTATCACACAACAAAAAACCTCCCACCCCATCTCGAACCAACCCTCAAGCGTGCGTTCCATATGGCAAAAACCAACTTCCAAAACATActcaacaatttgaaacctGATTTGCTAGTCTACGATGGTTTCCAACCATGGGCCTCAGAGCTAGCTGCACTGAATCATATCCCTTCTGTTCTTTTCCTAGTTGTGGGAGCAGTGAACTTGTCTTTCGTTTATCATAGCCTTAGATGCAGAGTCTCTGGTGCTAATGAGACTTACCCTTTCCCCGAAATTTTTTATAGGGACTATGAGATAAAGAAGATATTAGCCAAGCTACAAGAATCCAAAGCAAAAGAAGGTGACGCATTAGATGTTTTTAAGAGCATTGAACTATCTTCTGATATTGTTTTGGTGAAAAGCTGGAGAGGAATTGAGGGGAAATATATTGATCACTTATCTTCCTCTTGCGGGAAGAAATTGGTTGCTGTAGGACCTCTTAGTAATCAAGAATGTAACGGCAAGGAGGCGGACAGCTATTCCCTTATCATTGAATTTCTGAATAGTAAAGATGAAGCATCAGTGgtttatgtttcttttgggAGCGAATATTTCCCGTCGAAGGAAGAAAGGGAAGAGATAGCAGTAGGGCTGGAGCTGAGCAATGCTAACTTCATATGGGTAGTTAGATTTCCAGTTGGACATGCCATTGGCCTCGAAGAAGCTTTACCAGAAGGGTTTCTTGAGAGGGTGAAAGGAAGAGGGATGGTGGTGAATGGATGGGCACCACAGGCTAAAATTCTTGGGCATCGAAGCACGGGTGGTTTTGTGAGTCACTGTGGATGGGGTTCTGTGATCGAAAGCATATATTATGGGGTTCCGTTGTTGGCCTTGCCAATGCATCTTGATCAGCCTCTTCACGCAAGACTTGCAGTAGAGATTGGTGTTGGTATTGAGATTCTCAAGGATGAAGATGGACAGATAAAGAGGGAAGAGATTGCTAGAGTCATAAACGAGGTGGTTGTCAAGAAGACAGAGGGAAAACTACAGGGACAAAAAGCTATAGAATTGAGTAAAAAGTTAAGAGAAGAAGGTGAAGAAGAGTTGCATGAAGCAATAGAGAAGCTCAGGTCATTATGCAGCAAAAACAAGTAA